The following are encoded together in the Anopheles nili chromosome 3, idAnoNiliSN_F5_01, whole genome shotgun sequence genome:
- the LOC128722626 gene encoding pupal cuticle protein Edg-78E-like → MFKVAFCMIALAAALALAAPAADDASANILTHESRLEPDGAYSYRYSTSNGIQAEESGIGGQSVQGSASWVGDDGVPIVLTYTADENGFHPQGVHLPTPPPIPDYILRALRYIEAKQASQNGRK, encoded by the coding sequence GCGTTTTGCATGATTGCTCTGGCAGCAGCCCTTGCTCTGGCCGCCCCGGCCGCCGACGACGCATCGGCCAACATCCTGACGCACGAATCGCGCCTTGAACCCGATGGTGCTTACTCTTACCGATACTCGACGAGCAACGGCATCCAGGCTGAGGAGAGCGGCATCGGTGGTCAGTCCGTGCAGGGTTCGGCCTCGTGGgtcggtgatgatggtgtgccAATCGTCCTGACTTACACCGCCGACGAGAATGGATTCCACCCACAGGGCGTCCACCTGCCAACTCCGCCACCCATCCCAGACTACATCCTGCGGGCGCTGCGTTACATCGAAGCGAAGCAGGCGAGCCAGAACGGACGCAAATAG
- the LOC128724898 gene encoding apyrase-like has product MQLRSKCFAAIVLAVALTGFAEAQQDEPLFPLSIFHINDLYARFNQVNLEGFTCIGQETCQGGYPRVVSAVRQMQAQAENSLYLNSGGSFKGTLWYTVHRWEVIAAMLNVLPADAMTLGRFDFFHGLEGLNPFMAASETPIVLTNVDNSAEPSFTNFTRSLVLERGGRRIGILGVIRTDVASIGRPGNLTFTEPVDAIREESARLAEDGVDIVIVLSYSGFNSEREMARDCGPHVDLIIGAQSNTVLVSGPEADNFPLEVEGEYPTVEFQPDGRRVLVVQAGSYGRLVGNLTLYFDEEGQVHHYEGNPVFLDTSFPEDPAVMTALLPFRPEVEALGNRTVAESDITMSRMDCVTGECVLGSLIADSMVRAFFPVYNGIGLQNRGGIRGDLQAGTVTYKQLFEVLPFENQLFSLLLRGDYLMTVLEDSVRSAFISNGTVQAWDLLQVSGLRVTYRISNPPGRRLVSLEVLCQQCTGAVYEPINPFREYRIAVSSFLVEGGDRFTAIAQEGMDLQEGPVDLDAFEEHVGRLSPIGEFDGGRIRFIF; this is encoded by the exons ATGCAGTTGAGGAGCAAGTGTTTCGCGGCGATTGTGTTGGCCGTGGCTTTGACTGGGTTCGCTGAAGCCCAGCAGGACGAGCCGTTGTTCCCGCTATCGATCTTCCACATCAACGACCTGTACGCACGTTTCAATCAAGTGAATCTGGAGGGCTTCACCTGCATTGGACAAGAGACGTGTCAGGGTGGCTACCCACGTGTAGTGAGCGCCGTTCGACAGATGCAAGCTCAAGCGGAGAATTCGCTTTACTTGAACTCCGGTGGAAGCTTCAAGGGAACGCTCTGGTACACGGTTCACCGATGGGAAGTCATCGCTGCAATGCTTAACGTGCTCCCGGCCGACGCAATG ACTTTGGGTCGATTTGATTTCTTCCATGGTCTCGAGGGACTGAACCCATTCATGGCCGCTTCGGAGACCCCCATCGTGCTGACGAATGTGGACAACTCCGCAGAACCATCGTTCACTAACTTCACTCGTTCGCTTGTCCTCGAAAGGGGTGGACGTCGTATCGGAATTCTGGGAGTGATCCGCACCGATGTGGCGTCTATTGGTCGTCCAGGAAATCTCACATTCACGGAGCCCGTTGATGCTATCCGTGAGGAATCGGCTCGGCTTGCTGAAGATGGAGTGGACATCGTGATCGTGCTCTCGTACAGTGGATTCAATAGTGAGCGAGAAATGGCTCGCGATTGTGGTCCTCATGTGGACCTGATCATTGGAGCTCAATCCAACACGGTGCTGGTCAGTGGTCCTGAGGCCGATAACTTCCCGCTGGAGGTTGAGGGCGAGTACCCAACGGTCGAGTTCCAACCGGATGGACGACGTGTTTTAGTTGTGCAAGCAGGCTCTTACGGTCGTCTTGTAGGCAACCTGACTTTGTACTTCGATGAAGAAGGCCAAGTGCATCATTATGAAGGCAACCCAGTGTTCCTTGACACATCGTTCCCCGAGGATCCTGCCGTCATGACTGCTCTTCTGCCCTTCCGACCAGAGGTAGAAGCTCTAGGAAATCGTACGGTGGCTGAATCGGATATAACCATGTCCCGTATGGATTGTGTGACAGGTGAATGCGTTCTCGGTTCCTTGATCGCCGATTCCATGGTGAGGGCCTTCTTCCCGGTGTACAACGGCATTGGTTTACAGAACCGCGGAGGTATTCGAGGAGATCTTCAAGCCGGAACAGTGACCTATAAGCAGCTGTTCGAGGTGTTGCCGTTCGAGAATCAACTCTTCTCACTGCTGCTGCGTGGTGATTATTTGATGACCGTGCTAGAGGACAGCGTACGCAGTGCATTCATTAGCAACGGGACAGTACAGGCTTGGGATCTTCTGCAGGTGTCCGGTCTTAGAGTCACTTACCGTATCAGCAATCCTCCCGGAAGGCGTCTTGTGTCACTTGAGGTGCTCTGCCAGCAATGCACTGGTGCGGTGTATGAGCCGATCAATCCGTTCCGGGAATACAGAATTGCGGTCTCGAGCTTCCTTGTCGAGGGAGGCGACCGGTTCACAGCCATCGCCCAAGAAGGAATGGACCTCCAGGAGGGACCGGTCGATTTGGACGCCTTCGAAGAACACGTTGGACGACTTTCGCCAATCGGTGAATTCGACGGTGGCCGCATTCGTTTCATATTCTAG
- the LOC128726202 gene encoding cuticle protein CP14.6-like, giving the protein MYKLFVVAALVAVAAAQNPQDAQAQVLAYDSVVNPDGSYNYRYETSNGIQAQESGVGGQSAQGSYSYTGDDGAQYSVTYVADENGFQPQGAHLPVDGPAPDHVLKTLEQIRANPPRDDPNFSMDALNAAIARLSGKK; this is encoded by the exons ATGTACAAGCTG TTTGTCGTCGCCGCGCTGGTTGCCGTCGCAGCCGCCCAAAACCCGCAGGACGCCCAGGCTCAGGTGCTGGCGTACGATTCGGTCGTCAACCCGGACGGTTCGTACAACTACCGGTACGAGACGAGCAACGGAATTCAGGCTCAGGAGAGCGGCGTCGGTGGCCAGTCCGCCCAGGGAAGCTACTCGTACACCGGTGACGATGGTGCCCAGTACTCGGTGACGTACGTCGCTGATGAGAACGGATTCCAGCCGCAGGGTGCTCATCTGCCCGTCGATGGACCCGCTCCTGATCATGTCCTGAAGACGCTCGAGCAGATCCGTGCCAACCCGCCGCGTGATGACCCAAACTTCAGCATGGATGCGCTTAACGCTGCCATCGCTCGGCTGAGCGGCAAGAAGTAA
- the LOC128726823 gene encoding endocuticle structural glycoprotein ABD-4-like → MFRVFVIAALAAVAVAQNPDAEAQVLNSDSVVNPDGSYAWNYETSNGIRAQEEGVGGQSAQGSASWTDRDGTPIQLTYVADENGFQPQGAHLPREGPVPAHVLKTLEFIRSNPPKDDPNFNIQALEAEIARLQALQ, encoded by the exons ATGTTCCGAGTG TTCGTCATCGCCGCCTTGGCTGCTGTGGCCGTTGCCCAGAATCCGGATGCTGAAGCGCAGGTCCTGAACTCCGACAGCGTCGTCAACCCGGACGGTTCGTACGCGTGGAACTACGAGACGAGCAATGGCATCCGTGCTCAGGAGGAAGGAGTCGGTGGACAGTCAGCTCAGGGATCGGCCTCGTGGACGGACCGTGACGGTACGCCCATCCAGCTAACGTACGTCGCTGACGAGAACGGCTTCCAGCCCCAGGGTGCCCATCTGCCACGTGAAGGCCCAGTCCCGGCTCATGTCCTGAAGACGCTCGAGTTCATCCGCTCCAACCCACCGAAGGATGACCCGAACTTCAACATCCAGGCGCTTGAGGCCGAAATCGCCAGACTGCAGGCCCTGCAGTAA
- the LOC128724896 gene encoding apyrase-like, with product MQCFAAIVLAVALAGFSGAQQDEPLFPLSIFHINDLYARFNQVNLEGFTCIGQDACQGGYPRVVSAVRQMQAQAENSLYLNSGGSFKGTLWYTVHRWEVIAAMLNVLPADAMTLGRFDFFHGLEGLNPFMAASETPIVLTNVDNSAEPSFTNFTRSLVLERGGRRIGILGVIRTDVASIGRPGNLTFTEPVDAIREESARLAEDGVDIVIVLSYNGYNSERFLARNGGPHIDLIIGAQSNTVLVSGPEADNFPLEVEGEYPTIEFQPDGRRVLVVQAGSYGRLVGNLTLYFDEEGQVHHYEGNPVFLDTSFPEDPAVMTALLPFRPEVEALGNRTVTVADVNLSRQDCVTGECVLGSLIADSMVRAFFPVYNGIGLQNRGGIRADLQAGPVTYKQLFEVMPFENSLFSLLLRGDHLMTILEDSVRGAFVNNGTVEARNLLQVSGLRVTYRITNPPGRRLVSLEVLCQQCTGEVYEPINPFREYRVAVTSFLAEGGDGLATFAREGMDLQEGPVDLDAFEEHVVRLSPIGNVDGGRIRFIF from the exons ATGCAGTGCTTCGCCGCGATTGTGTTGGCCGTGGCTTTGGCTGGGTTCTCCGGAGCCCAGCAGGACGAGCCGTTGTTCCCGCTATCGATCTTCCACATCAACGACCTGTACGCACGTTTCAACCAAGTGAATCTGGAGGGTTTCACATGCATTGGACAAGATGCGTGTCAGGGTGGCTACCCACGTGTAGTGAGCGCCGTTCGACAGATGCAAGCTCAAGCGGAGAACTCGCTTTACTTGAACTCCGGTGGAAGCTTCAAGGGAACGCTCTGGTACACGGTTCACCGATGGGAAGTCATCGCTGCAATGCTTAATGTGCTCCCGGCCGACGCAATG ACTTTGGGTCGTTTTGATTTCTTCCATGGTCTCGAGGGACTGAACCCTTTCATGGCCGCTTCGGAGACCCCCATCGTGCTGACGAATGTGGACAACTCCGCAGAACCATCGTTCACTAACTTCACTCGTTCGCTTGTCCTCGAAAGGGGTGGACGTCGTATCGGAATTCTGGGAGTGATCCGCACCGATGTGGCGTCTATTGGTCGTCCAGGAAATCTCACATTCACCGAGCCCGTTGATGCTATCCGTGAGGAATCTGCTCGGCTTGCTGAAGACGGCGTGGACATCGTGATCGTGCTCTCGTACAATGGCTACAACAGTGAACGTTTCCTTGCCCGTAACGGTGGACCTCATATCGATTTGATCATTGGAGCTCAATCCAACACGGTGCTGGTCAGTGGTCCTGAGGCCGATAACTTCCCGCTGGAGGTTGAGGGCGAGTACCCAACGATCGAGTTCCAACCGGATGGACGACGTGTTTTAGTTGTGCAAGCGGGCTCTTACGGTCGTCTTGTAGGCAACCTGACTTTGTACTTCGATGAAGAAGGTCAAGTGCATCATTATGAAGGCAACCCAGTGTTCCTTGACACATCGTTCCCCGAGGATCCTGCCGTCATGACTGCTCTTCTGCCCTTCCGACCAGAGGTTGAAGCTCTAGGAAATCGTACAGTGACTGTTGCTGATGTGAACCTGTCTCGTCAAGATTGTGTGACAGGTGAATGCGTTCTCGGTTCCTTGATCGCCGACTCCATGGTGAGGGCCTTCTTCCCGGTGTACAACGGAATTGGTCTACAGAACCGCGGAGGTATTCGAGCGGATCTTCAGGCCGGTCCTGTAACCTACAAGCAACTGTTCGAGGTGATGCCGTTCGAGAACTCTCTGTTTTCACTGCTGCTGCGTGGAGATCATCTCATGACCATCTTAGAAGATAGTGTCCGTGGTGCGTTCGTGAACAACGGAACAGTGGAGGCGCGCAATCTTCTACAGGTTTCTGGTCTTAGAGTCACGTACCGCATAACGAATCCACCTGGCCGACGTCTGGTGTCGCTGGAAGTGCTCTGCCAACAATGCACGGGTGAGGTGTACGAACCGATCAATCCGTTCCGAGAGTACCGCGTCGCGGTTACGAGTTTCCTAGCCGAAGGTGGCGATGGATTGGCGACGTTTGCTCGCGAAGGAATGGACCTCCAGGAGGGACCGGTTGATTTGGACGCCTTTGAAGAACATGTCGTACGGCTTTCGCCTATCGGAAATGTTGACGGTGGACGTATTCGGTTCATCTTTTAA